The Gordonia iterans DNA window GCACCGAGCTCGGCGGAGAGGAGCGCTACGTCGGGGTGCTCTTCGTCGACATCGTCGGGTCCACCCGCCTCGCGGTGAACCGCCCTCCCCGGGAAGTGGTGGAACTGCTCAACGAGTTCTTCGAGGTGGTGGTCGAGGTCGTGGGTCACCACGGCGGCTTCGTGAACAAGTTTCAGGGCGACGCCGCGCTGGCCATCTTCGGCGCTCCGCTCGACCAGGACGACTTCGCCGGCCGGGCGCTCGCCGCCGGCCGGGAGCTCCGCGTCGAGCTCACCAGGCGCCTCGGTGACGTGGACATGGGCATCGGCGTCTCGGCCGGCAAGGCCGTCGCCGGACACATCGGTTCGCAACAGCGCCTGGAGTACACCGTGATCGGCGACCCGGTGAACGAGGCCGCGCGCCTGACCGAACTCGCCAAGGACGAGCCGACGCGCGTGCTGGGCTCGGCTCGCGCGGTGTTTCTGGCCAGCGAGAGCGAGGCCGAGCACTGGCAGATCGGCGAGGGCGTGGAACTCCGCGGTCGCGGCATCGAGACGCTGCTCGCGCGGCCGAACCTCGTGGAGATCGCCCCGGACGTCATCTCGGAGACACCGGACGAGGAAGACTGACCCTAGTGTCCCGTGACACGGGTGTGACGTAGCGGTCGGCCACACTGCGCTAGCGTGTTCGCCGACCAGTGCGTTCGATGGTGCTGTAGTCGCCGGACTCCGCTGTACGTCACGGTACGGTCAATGTCCAGCGCCGTCGCCGCCCACCTGTGGACGGCCGGAGTTGTCCACCACAGCCGCCGACGGGCCTGCCGTCCGCCGGCGTCGATGCCGACACTCGTCAGTATGCGTATCGAAGCACCGCTGGAGCAGGGGCACGGCGTAGCCTCCTGGGCCGCCTTGCAGAAAGCGGGTGCTACCAGGACTGACCTGCGACGTGCGCTCTCCACCGCAGACCTCCGCCGGTTGCGCCCGGGCTGGTACGCGACACCGACGGCAGACCCCGCGGTCGTCGAGGCCGTCCAGCGGGGCGGCGTCTGCAGTTGCGTCTCCGCACTTCGACTCCACGGCGTCTGGATTCCCGAGGGTCACAGCCGGGTCCACGCTCGTACTCGACCCGCGAACCACAACCGCAAGGTCCGCGGGTTCTGTCGGCGCTTCGGGCGCCCGCTGCGCGAGGGCTGCGCCGTCGACGACGTCACCACCGCCCTCGCGCACGCGGTGCGCTGCCTCAACCGCGAGGACACCGTCGTGGTGCTCGACTCGATCATGCACAAGGGACTCCTGTCGCGTGAGGAGATCGAGTACCTCCTCCGCTCGACGCCCGAGCGGGTGCAGTCGCTGCTGGATCTGTGTGCCATGGCTGAGGCGGGGACGGAGAGCATGGCCCGGCTCCGACTGACTGACCGCGGGTACCGGGTGCGACCCCAGGTCGAGGTACCCGGACTCGGCCGGATCGACCTGTTGCTCGGCAACCGGCTGATCATCGAGGTCGACGGCGAGGAATACCACTCCTCGAGCGAGCAGTTCCACAGCGACCGCGAACGGGACCTGGAGGCGTACCGTCTCGGCTTTCTCCCGATGCGCTTCGCCTACCGGCATGTGGTCCACGAGTGGGAAGAACGAGTGCAGGCCGTCGTCGCGGTGGTCGAGCGCGGTGAGCACCTGCCGATGCCTGCCACACAGCTAACTGCGGACCCGATGCTGTCCCTACCGTGACGTACAGTTTCGCCTTCGGCGCGAATGCCCAGCACGTCTGGCCCGAAAGGGCGCCGAGCCGGTTCCGTACGTCAGGGTACGGACACTCCCGCTCGATCGCGACGGACGCACTCCGGCAGGTTCCGACAGCAACCGTCGGTCGGGTGCCGAGTCGAGCGGGCCGGTCTCATCTGCCGGGCAGCTGCTGCTCGGCAGCGCGTCTAGTCCTCGGCCGCGGCCTTCTTGGTTGCGGTCTTCTTGGTTGCGGTCTTCTTGGTTGCGGCCTTCTTGGTTGCGGTCTTCTTGGCCGCGGTCTTCTTGGCCGCGGCCTTCTTCGCCGCAGTCTTCTTGGCCGCAGCCTTCTTCGTCGTCTTCTTGGCAGCCTTCTTGGCCGGGCCCCTGGCGCGGCGCTCGGCCAGTAGCTCCATCGCCCGGTCGGGGGTGATGGTGGCGACCTCGTCTCCCTTGCGCAGGCTCGCGTTGGTCTCCCCGTCGGTGACGTACGGACCGAAGCGGCCGTCCTTGATCACCATCGGCTTGCCACTGGCCGAGTCCTCGCCCAGTTCACGCAACGGCGGAGCGGCCGCCGCACGACCGCGCCGCTTCGGCTCGGCGTACAGCTTCAGCGCCTCATCGAGAGTCACGGTGAACATCTGCTCTTCGTTCGCCAGCGAACGGGAGTCGGTGCCCTTCTTCAGATACGGGCCGTATCGGCCGTTCTGCGCGGTGATCTCCTCGCCGCTCTCGGGATCCTTGCCCACCACCCGCGGCAGCGAAAGCAGCTTGAGGGCATCCTCGAGGGTCACGGTCGCGATGTCCATGCTGCGCAGCAGCGATCCGGTGCGCGGCTTCGGCTTGGCCGCCTTCTTGGCCGCGGTCTTCCGTTGGGTCGAGGTCTTCGCAACCTTGGCCGGCGCCTTGGTGGCCACCGACCCGACCTCGTCGAGCGCGACGACCTCGTCCGAACCGGCGGGGCCCGACTCTCCGGCACCGGCTCCCAGCGGCGACGACGGGTCTCGCGGAGTCGGCCCCGGCGGGATGGTGGCGGGCGCCGCGTCGCCGTCCTCGTCCTTGTCGTCGGGGAGGATCTCGGTGACGTACGGCCCGTAGCGACCTTCCTTGGCCACGATCTGGTGTCCGGTCACCGGGTCCACGCCCAGCACCCGACCCTCCTGGGGCGTGGAGAAGAGCTTCTCGGCCACCTCGACGGTCAGCTCGTCCGGCGTCATGTCCGCCGGAAGGTTGGCGCGCTGCAGATCCGGCTCGGCGCCCTCGGGGGCCACGTTGCGCTCCAGGTACGGACCGAAGCGGCCCACTCGGACGTAGATCGGGCGCCCCTGCGCGTCGTCGTGCACCTTGATCGAGTTCACCTCGCGGGCGTCGATGCCCTCGAGGTTCACGCCGACGAGCTTCTTGAGTCCGCCGAGCCGCCCGATGGTGTGTGCGGCGTCGTCCTGGTCGGACTCCTCCTGCGCATCCGCGCGGCCGAAGTAGAACTCGCTGAGCCATTCGGTGCGGTCGGCGTCACCGTTGGCGATCTCGTCGAGGTCGTCTTCCAGCGAGGCGGTGAAGTCGTAGTCGACGAGGCTGTCGAAATACCCCTCCAGCAGCCCGACCACGGCGAACGCGACCCAGGACGGCACCAGGGCGTTGCCCTTCTTCAGCACGTAGCCGCGGTCCTGAATGGTGCCGATGATCGACGCGTAGGTCGACGGCCGCCCGATACCGAGATCTTCGAGCACCTTCACCAGCGAGGCCTCGGTGTAGCGGGCCGGCGGATTGGTGGTGTGCCCGTCCGCGGTCAGCTCGGCCGCGGTCAGCGACTGGCCCTCGCGCAGGTTCGGCAGGCGGTTCTCGGCGTCGTCGGACTGTCCGGCGGCCTGATCGTCGACGCTCTCCACGTATGCCGAGAGGAAGCCCGGGAAAGTGATGGTGCGGCCGGACGAGCTGAAGATCACCTGCTCTCCCGTGGTGGCGGTGCCCCCGATCCGCAGGCTCATGGTGGTGCCCTTGGCGTCGGCCATCTGCGAGGCGACGGTGCGCTGCCAGATCAGTTCGTACAGGCGGAACTCATCGGTGCTCAGCGCAGATGCCAGCTGGCCGGGGGTGCGGAAGGTGTCGCCGGCGGGGCGGATCGCCTCGTGCGCCTCCTGCGCGTTCTTGACCTTCCGGTTGTACTGGCGCGGTGTCGGATGGACGAACTCTGGTCCGTACAGTTCCCGCGCCTGATTCCGTGCCGCGGTGATCGCCGACTCGCTGAGCGTCGTCGAGTCGGTACGCATGTAGGTGATGTAGCCGTTCTCGTACAGGCGCTGCGCGGTGCGCATGGTGCGGTCCGACGAGAAGCGCAGCTTGCGGCCGGCCTCCTGCTGCAGAGTCGACGTCATGAACGGGGCGTACGGGCGCCGCGTGTACGGCTTCTCCTCCACCGAGGTGACGGTGAGCGCCGCGTTCTGCAGGCCGGCGGCCAGCGCGGACGCCTTGGCCTCGTCGAGCACGACGACGGAGTCGGCCTTCTTCAGCTTGCCGTCCGGGCCGAAGTCGCGGCCGGTGGCCACGCGGGCGTCGTCGACCGACAGCAGTTTGGAGGCGAACCTCCGCGGCGACGCATCGGCGCCGGCATCCATGGTTGCTGCGATGTCCCAGTAGCCGGCGGAGACGAAGGCCATCCGCTCGCGCTCCCGGTCGACGATGATGCGGGTGGCCACCGACTGCACACGGCCGGCCGACAGCTTCGGCATCACCTTCTTCCACAGCACCGGCGACACCTCGTAGCCGTAGAGCCGGTCGAGGATGCGGCGGGTCTCCTGGGCGTCGACCAGGTCGATGTCGAGATCGCGGGGGTTCTCGGCGGCAGCTCGGATCGCGGATTCGGTGATCTCGTGGAAGACCATCCGCTTGACGGGGATCTTCGGCTTGAGCGTCTCCAGCAGGTGCCAGGCGATGGCCTCGCCCTCACGGTCGCCGTCCGTCGCCAGGTAGAGCTCGTCGACCTGCTTGAGCAGGGACTTCAGTTCGGTGACCGTCGACTTCTTGTCGGCGGACACCACGTACAGCGGCTCGAAGCCCTCGTCGACGTTCACGCCGAGCCTGGCCCACGACTGCCCCTTGTACTTCGCCGGCACGTCCGCGGCGCCGCGGGGCAGATCGCGGATGTGCCCGCGGGAGGATTCCACGATGTAGTTGCCGCCGAGGTAGCCCGCGATCTTGCGGGCCTTGGTCGGCGACTCGACGATGACGAGCCGCCGCACGGCGGAGGAATCGGTATCGGTGGCGGCCACGGGTGCCCTTCGGTAAGAGAATCGCTACTCGTTGCCGTTGTACCTTATATATAGGGCCTTCTGCACATCGGCATATCAGCAGTCTTCTGCCGCCGGCCATCCGCAGGCCCGATGCGCGTCCGACGACGCCCCGCTTCCAGTCCTGCTAACACCCCCGGCACTTGTGACGATAATCACAAGTGAACCCTCGGGAAGGATGGGTCTGATGTCTACCTGGCGGAGCAAGGCAGCAGCGGCGGCGCTCGCGGTCCTGGGTCTCGGAGGGGCGTTGACGGCCGTTCCGGCGACCGCAGCGGCCGCTCCGCACCCGTGCCGGGTCTCCAGCATCACCTGGGAGGCGGCGACCTTCGCATGCGCGCCGTCGAACAAGCTGGCATACGGCACGGTGCAGTGTCTGGGCTGGTGGTTGTCAGACGGGCTCGGTACGCACGTCGGGGTCTACGAGTACCGCCACTACGTCTACAACGGCGACCGCCTCACCTGCTCGTCGCCCGGGTTCGCACGCGTCGGGATCGTGCTCAATGCGTGGCCCAGCTGAGCGGGATCGCCGCTCCCCGAGGTGCGACGGCGGGTGGCAGAGTTCTGACGGCGACGTCCAGGCCGGGGCCGGTATCAGTCGATCCCAGGAGGAACGATGACGAGATCAAGACGCCGCGCCGCCGTCGCCCTGTCGGCCCTGGCCGTCAGCGCGGCCGCGTTCGCGGGCACCACCCTCACCGCCGGCGAATCGGCAGCGAGGGTCGACGACGGGTATTACACGTTCACCAGCAACAACTACGGCGTCTATCCGACGGTCACCCCGGCGCGGATCGACGACAGCGTGATCACCGTCTTCACGCCGTTCGGGGTGTACCGCTCTCGGGTGCACCAGACACCTGCCGGCGGGCACTTCGACCACTGGGGTCAGCGCATCCTGTTGACCCGGCAGACCGCCGACTCCTACAGCGGGCGAAACGTCCTGGGCCCCTTCGAAGTCGGTCGAAGTTCACTGGTGATCCGCAGGTAGCTGGTCCGCACTCCCACGAACGTCGCCCACCGGCACGTCTCGCCCGCCGTCAACTGCCCGGAAGCACCGCGTCGTCGGTCCAGCGAGTCTCACCCAGGCTTTCCAGTGCAGCCATGACGGCGAGATGAGCCGGTCCGCGGATCCCAGCCAGGTCGACGACGACCTCGTCGATGCCGTCCTCGCCCCGGGTGAGCGACACGATCAATTCCGGCGCCGGCACCGTCGCCCCTCCGGTCGACCCGAGCGAGCGTTCCAGCGACCCGAGAACGCGGGACAACGACAGATCGGTGCCGGATACCACGAGGCGATTGATCTCGACAGTCCCTGAACCAGTCAGATCGTCGTCGGACTCGGGCGCGAGCTGCTCGAGTTCGTCCAGCAGTTCGGCGACGGTCCGGTCGAGCGGCTTGAGGTACATCATGAGCTCGACGACGTCGAGCCTGCGCTCGCGCGACTCGACCTTGGACACCAGCGTCTGCACGACGCCCAGCCGGTTCGCGAGCTCCTGCTGCGTGAACCCCTTCTCCTGTCGATAGCCCTTGAGGATGCGGCAGAGCGCCTCACTGCGCTTCACGTATCCGTCTCCCCGCAAGGCCATTCATCGATGATCCCCTCCCCATCGAGATACCCAAAGATCGGTTGACCGCGGTTGCCGCCAGTGGGGCCGCCTCTTGCACACATCGTTGTATGCGCCTGCGCCTCCATCGTCAACCGAAAATGGGTTATTGTTCGGAAATGACCGCGATCCCACCGCCGCAACCCGCCGGCACGCCGCCGCCCACCGGAAATCACGGGCTTCCGGCGCCGGGCAATCCTGCCACCAACGGCTTCGGCCACGCGCCGCTCCCTGGACCTCCCGGTCCGCCGAACCAGACTCCACCGACTCGCTGGGACCTCGCTCCGGGCGCCGTCAAAGGCGCCTCGGTGGCGTTCGGCGTGTACGGCCTCCTGCTGATCGTGGGGTCGATTCTTCAGTTCACCGATGTCAGCGGCGTCGAAAACGCTTCCGACGACTTCGCCACTACCGTGTGGGCCCTGGGCGCCGTAGCGGCGTTCTTCGCGATCTTCCTCGGCCTGGGGATGCTGGCCATGGCGGTGTTCGTGGTCACCCGGATGTCCCGCAGCACCCGGATTGCCGCGTCGCTCGTTCCGCTCACACCGGCGGTCCTGGGCATCGGGACGCCGTACATCGGCATCGCGTTCGTCGGACTGTCCGCCGTCTTCACCCTGATCGTGATCATCGCCCTGTGGTGCTCCCCCGCCGTCGACTCAGCGGTGGCACATCAGAGGTTCTGAATCGGCACGTCACCTGTTACCTCGCTCGACCTAGGCGGAGACCATGAGACCACCGCACCGACCGTTCGCCCCGTATCTCGATCCGGGAGGATTCATGCTCCTGACTCCCGTCGATCACCCGCTGCCTCCTCCGCAGCGACGGATCCCCGGCGACATTCTGCTGCCCGGCCATCCTCAGCTCGAGCAGGAGATCGTCTGGGTCTTTCCGCAACTTGCTCAGACGCCGCTGTCGCCCGAAGTCGTACGCCGATGCGTGATTCACTGCTGGGACTGGGCGATGGGCGCTGCCGGTCACCGCGCGGCGGTGGCGGCGGCGTCGGGCGACCCGAGTCGGCGCCAGGTCGAGGCCGCAGCGGTCGCCGAGCACCTGTGGCGGATTGTGGAAGAGATGGGAGCGAATCCGCCGGCTGAGCCTGCGCTGCTCGCGGCGCGGCTCGACCAGCACGCGGACCTGTTCGGTCCCGCGGACGCGACCAGCTTCGCAGCGGTCCAGTGGGGACGGCGGGCGGAGTTCCGGCTGGCTGAAGAACGCGGACCAGAAGCCTGGCGGGCCGACACGCACACGCGGGCCCGCTACTCGTCGTTCGCCGCGATGAACGAGCTCGACATCGAGTTCTTCCACGCGCGCGCAGAGCGCCAGATCGACTTCTACGCCACGCACGCCTTCGACATCGCCGCCGTCTGGCACGGCACCCCGACGACGACCCAGCTCCAGCACGAGGCCGCGCGCCGCCAGCGCAACGCGACCCTGCTGAACGTGGGTGCCGGGGCGTTGCACCTGGGGGCCGGGGCGGTCAGCGGCGTGGGGGCGGGATTCCGTGCCTACGGCAACTGGCGGGAGGCACGCGCAGCAGGCGCGTACCGGGCCGCGAAGACCCGCTATCTCAATCGATCGGCCCACAACCGGAGGTACTGACGACGTGACGAATCCGTTCCAGAACCCGTTCGAGCCGAGTCCCCCTCGCCAGCCGCCGAACCCTGCTTCGCCGTTCCCGCCGACAGGACCGCCGGGTCTTCCAGTCACGCCGCAGTACCCGGTGCCGGGCTACCCGGTCTACGCACCGGGTCAGGGTTACCCCGCGGCTCGACAGTCGCGCCCGCCTATGCCCGCGCCGGTGGTGATCGCCTCGGTTCTCGGCCTCGTGGCGGCCGCGTTCATCGCCGCCGTCGCCGCGTACTCCGGCCAGGGACCGTTCCTCTGGATTCTGGTCGCCCTCGCCGTCGTCGCCAGCGTGCTGCTCTGGCTGTTTCCCGGCAATCCGACGCGTATCTTCATGACGGCACTCGCGGGATTATGGATCTTTTCTTGGGTGGGGATCCTGATCGCGGTCCCGGTGATCTGCCTTCTCTGGTTCCCCACATCGAGCCGGTCGTACTACGAGCAACTCCGTTGATCCGGTGTCAGCACGGATCGACGCCCACTTCTCCGTCGGGATGAAGGATCCGCACGTAGGCGGCATCGGACGGATCGTCGGCTGCACACGCCGCCTGCACGTTCGGGAACTGCCGAAAAACGATGTAGATCGGGGTGTCACCGCCCTGCGTCGAGGCCAGCCGGCCGCGGATCGACCCGCACTCCCCGAGCCGGGTCCCGTCATCGAGGACGAATTGGTCGGTGCGCATGTAGCTGCTCCCCGGGTGCGCCGCCAGGCCCGCCTCGATCTCGTCGCGATAGGCCGAATGATCGCCCCCGGTCGCATTCGCATAGACGATCAGGGCGCTGGATCCGTCGCACGGCACTGTGGAGATCGGGACACCGACGTCGAGAGCACCCTTCAATTCTCCGACTGGGCTCGCCGCGCGGGGAGACGTACCCGAGACATCGGGCGACGACGTCGTGGTCGCGCCGGCGCCGGAGGCGGTCACGCGCTCGCCCTGATCCCGGCCGATCCACTGCGCGAGCCCGTATCCGCCGGCGGCCAGAAGCAGGACCGCCGCCACCGCTCCCGCACCCATCAGCGCTCGCTTCCGATGCCGCCGCTCGGGTCGATCCTGCTCGATCGCAGCCGGCGGGGCGAGTGTTTCGACTGTCGACTGGTCGGCGACCGGCGGTGCCAGTCCGGCGATCGGCTCTCCGGCCAGTGCGCGTCGTGCGTCCCGAGCAAGCTCACCCGCAGTGGCATACCGTGCGGCCGGATCCTTGGCGGTGCCCACAGCGATCACCTGATCGAAGGCCGTACCGGTCGGTGGCAGCTCCCGGTGCAAGTGCCCTGCGATGATCCGCTCGACGCTGTCGATCCCGAAAGGCTTCTCCCCGCTGATGGACTCGTACAACACGCAGCCGAGCGCGTAGACGTCGCTCTTCGGCCCGACCTCCGTCTCGGTGCCGAAACGCTCGGGCGACATGTAGTTGATCGATCCGATCGGCACTCCGGTTCGGGTCAGCGAATCCTCGCCCGAGGTCCGGACAAGCCCGAAGTCAGCGAGATACGCGAACCCCGTGGAGTCGACGAGGACGTTCTCGGGCTTCACGTCCCGGTGAATCAATCCCGCCGCGTGCGCCGAATCGAGCGCCGCGGCGATGTGCGTGACGATGTCCACCGCGCGCTCGCGAGTCATCCCACCGCAGCGGAGCAGTCTTCGCAGATCCCCGCCGTCGACGTAGCGCATGTCCAGGAACAGCTGGCCGTCGACCTCTCCGTAATCGTGGATCGGGATGACATGCGGATCGCTCAGCTTCGCCACCGCGCGAGCCTCGCGGAGGAACCGGGCACGCAACTCGGCGCTGTGCGCGAATTCCTCGGGCAACACCTTCAGGGCGACTCTGCGGTCCCTGTCGGCATCGAACGCCTCGTACACCTCGCCCATGCCGCCACGGCCGATCTGCCGGACCAAGTGATACGCGCCGAGCGCGCTCCCACTCCGATCCCGACTCCCCATGGGCCTAGACATTACCCTGCATGACGCATACCAGACATCGGCGGCATACCATGTTGCGGCACGAGGAGAGAGCTGACAGGTGACCGAGACCCACCCCGATTCAATGACGGGACCCGTGCTGCGGATCGACGACCGGATGGGCTCTCATCACATGATCGCTCCAGGTCAGACCTTCACCGTCGGCCGGGACGGAGACCTCGCGTTCCCCGACAATCCGTACCTGCACCGGCAGCTGATCCATCTCGCCTTCCATGACCGCCTGTGGTGGATCTCGAACGTCGGCCGCAGGATTCCCGTCAAAGTCTTCGACGAGCGGACCGGCGCGGTATCGGTGCTGCGCTCCGGCGCGTCCGACGTGCTCGTCGCAGACCGAGTGGTCGCCGTCTTCGAAGCCGGGCCGACGGTCTACGAGATCGCCCTGCGGCTCTCCGAGTCACCCGCGCCGCCGTCGTTCGAGGGCGACCCGGGACGCGTTCCCACCGCCCAACCACGGGACCTGAACGTGGAACAGACGATGCTGCTGGCCGCCATGGCAGAGCCCCTGCTCCGCTATCCGGGGACGGGTCTGGACCGCATCCCCTCGCTCCACGCGGTAGCGGATCGTCTCGGATGGTCGGCGACCAAGGTGAACCGCAAGCTCGACCGCCTGTGCGAGCGACTGGCGGACGACGGCGTCACCGGACTGGTCGGCAGCGGTCGCGGCCTGGCCGCCAATCGCCGCACGCGACTCGTCGAGTACGCACTCGACACCCGACTGATCACCGCCGATTCCCTGCGCCTTCTCCGTGCTCCAGGCACAAACAGATGGCGGTCGGAGTAGCCGACGCGCGACGTCGCCGAGAGGGGAGTTCTCCCCATGTACAGGGGCGCAGACCCCTCCTAGCATTCTCGGCGTGGGCAGGACCGGGAACGGAGAAGCCGGTCGACACAGTTGCCGCCCACGAGCACTCATCGAAGGAGTCGGTTTCATGGCCATCACTGCATCCACCGCTCGGATTGTCGCGGGAACTGCGCTCATCGTCGGGCTTGCCGGCGGCGCGTCCTATGCCGGCCCCGGAGCGGCCACCGCCGAACCGGGAAGCGGCATCGTCGACGTCGATCCGGCCGAGTACGAGGCTCCGGGGTATCCAGGTTTCTACACCTGGAAGTACAACCAGGGCGACGGCGAGCAGATCTGCTCTCTGAGTCCGGCGCACAGCGGCACGTCTCCCGCGTCGGTCGTCTGTTTCGGCGAGTACCCCGCCGGTACGCCGGATGTGCAGAACGGTCCGTTCACGGGTCCGCCGAACAGCGTGGTCCTCACGGTCGAGGGTGTGCAGCCGTCCCTGAACGAAGGCGGACCGGCCACACCGCGATCCATGCCGGCGAACCATCGGATCAGCGCCTACGGACTCACCTGCACCACGCTCACTCCGAACGGCGTCGAATGCGTCGGGCCTGCCGCCAGCTTCCGGATCGACGACGGCATCGTGACCGAGGCCCGTGCGGACGGCTGACCGGGCACGCGTCGTGCCGCGACCGCGTCTAAGGGGATGCGGGCCAGGCGGCCCGAGCCTCGGCGCCGGGAGGCGGACCGCCTACCGTCTCGAGCAGCCGCGCACGACGCTTGCGACCGGTGATCCGCAAGGAGGGCTGGCTGCCGTGCGAACCCACCAGCGTCGGCGCGATGCCGATCCGCATGAGCGCCGTGGACAGCGGGCCGTGGGTGTCCGGGGCATGTGGGTCCAGATTCAGCACGTAGTGCGGACCCTCCGGGTGACCGGCGGCGAGCACCCACAGGCGCAGCGCGCGCGGCGACGGCGTCCAACCCTCCGGGACGGTCTTGACTGCACCGGCCGACCAGCGACGGTGCAGCGCGGTCAGTCGAGGATTCGCCTCGGTTCGGGCGATCGGCTTGCCCTCAGCTTCGGCAAGTTCCGCGTTGATACCGGTGACGGCGATGTCAGCGCAGATCGCCTCGGCACGCCACAGCTCCGGAACCACCACCGAAACCCTGGCTCCGGTCGCCGTGTGCAGCGATTGTCCTTGTGCCGCAAGCAGTCCGGCCAGGTCGTCAATGGCTGGATCCTCCGTCTCGGCAGAGAACAACGACA harbors:
- a CDS encoding DUF559 domain-containing protein; amino-acid sequence: MRIEAPLEQGHGVASWAALQKAGATRTDLRRALSTADLRRLRPGWYATPTADPAVVEAVQRGGVCSCVSALRLHGVWIPEGHSRVHARTRPANHNRKVRGFCRRFGRPLREGCAVDDVTTALAHAVRCLNREDTVVVLDSIMHKGLLSREEIEYLLRSTPERVQSLLDLCAMAEAGTESMARLRLTDRGYRVRPQVEVPGLGRIDLLLGNRLIIEVDGEEYHSSSEQFHSDRERDLEAYRLGFLPMRFAYRHVVHEWEERVQAVVAVVERGEHLPMPATQLTADPMLSLP
- the topA gene encoding type I DNA topoisomerase; this translates as MAATDTDSSAVRRLVIVESPTKARKIAGYLGGNYIVESSRGHIRDLPRGAADVPAKYKGQSWARLGVNVDEGFEPLYVVSADKKSTVTELKSLLKQVDELYLATDGDREGEAIAWHLLETLKPKIPVKRMVFHEITESAIRAAAENPRDLDIDLVDAQETRRILDRLYGYEVSPVLWKKVMPKLSAGRVQSVATRIIVDRERERMAFVSAGYWDIAATMDAGADASPRRFASKLLSVDDARVATGRDFGPDGKLKKADSVVVLDEAKASALAAGLQNAALTVTSVEEKPYTRRPYAPFMTSTLQQEAGRKLRFSSDRTMRTAQRLYENGYITYMRTDSTTLSESAITAARNQARELYGPEFVHPTPRQYNRKVKNAQEAHEAIRPAGDTFRTPGQLASALSTDEFRLYELIWQRTVASQMADAKGTTMSLRIGGTATTGEQVIFSSSGRTITFPGFLSAYVESVDDQAAGQSDDAENRLPNLREGQSLTAAELTADGHTTNPPARYTEASLVKVLEDLGIGRPSTYASIIGTIQDRGYVLKKGNALVPSWVAFAVVGLLEGYFDSLVDYDFTASLEDDLDEIANGDADRTEWLSEFYFGRADAQEESDQDDAAHTIGRLGGLKKLVGVNLEGIDAREVNSIKVHDDAQGRPIYVRVGRFGPYLERNVAPEGAEPDLQRANLPADMTPDELTVEVAEKLFSTPQEGRVLGVDPVTGHQIVAKEGRYGPYVTEILPDDKDEDGDAAPATIPPGPTPRDPSSPLGAGAGESGPAGSDEVVALDEVGSVATKAPAKVAKTSTQRKTAAKKAAKPKPRTGSLLRSMDIATVTLEDALKLLSLPRVVGKDPESGEEITAQNGRYGPYLKKGTDSRSLANEEQMFTVTLDEALKLYAEPKRRGRAAAAPPLRELGEDSASGKPMVIKDGRFGPYVTDGETNASLRKGDEVATITPDRAMELLAERRARGPAKKAAKKTTKKAAAKKTAAKKAAAKKTAAKKTATKKAATKKTATKKTATKKAAAED
- a CDS encoding helix-turn-helix domain-containing protein, translating into MALRGDGYVKRSEALCRILKGYRQEKGFTQQELANRLGVVQTLVSKVESRERRLDVVELMMYLKPLDRTVAELLDELEQLAPESDDDLTGSGTVEINRLVVSGTDLSLSRVLGSLERSLGSTGGATVPAPELIVSLTRGEDGIDEVVVDLAGIRGPAHLAVMAALESLGETRWTDDAVLPGS
- a CDS encoding serine/threonine-protein kinase is translated as MGSRDRSGSALGAYHLVRQIGRGGMGEVYEAFDADRDRRVALKVLPEEFAHSAELRARFLREARAVAKLSDPHVIPIHDYGEVDGQLFLDMRYVDGGDLRRLLRCGGMTRERAVDIVTHIAAALDSAHAAGLIHRDVKPENVLVDSTGFAYLADFGLVRTSGEDSLTRTGVPIGSINYMSPERFGTETEVGPKSDVYALGCVLYESISGEKPFGIDSVERIIAGHLHRELPPTGTAFDQVIAVGTAKDPAARYATAGELARDARRALAGEPIAGLAPPVADQSTVETLAPPAAIEQDRPERRHRKRALMGAGAVAAVLLLAAGGYGLAQWIGRDQGERVTASGAGATTTSSPDVSGTSPRAASPVGELKGALDVGVPISTVPCDGSSALIVYANATGGDHSAYRDEIEAGLAAHPGSSYMRTDQFVLDDGTRLGECGSIRGRLASTQGGDTPIYIVFRQFPNVQAACAADDPSDAAYVRILHPDGEVGVDPC